In the Drosophila teissieri strain GT53w chromosome 3R, Prin_Dtei_1.1, whole genome shotgun sequence genome, TGTATCCgttaacaaaattaaataacaaactATGAACTTGGATTGTGTTTGGGCAACGATGGCCGGATTGGCTGATGGCCTTTGCACAGCAAAGAAGCATCTACTTGGCCACCATGCGTATCTTGTCCTTCAGCAGATTGCGCAGCTCGGTGACCATCAGCTCGTGGGAGTCCTTAAAGGTGGCCGAAACGTCGCCGATGAGCGTGGCTTCCACCTCCGGCTTCAACGACATGTCAGACATGAAGGAGCTCAGGTCGCGTGGCAGCACGGGAGCCTTCCAGGTGCCTAAGGATTAGAGAATTGTACCCCAGCTAATCTTTGTTTGATTTATCTATAGCTACTTACGTATGGCCGCATCGCAGGCCTCAAGCTTGTGCTTCAGCTGTCGCATCAGCTCCTGCAACATCTGGCTGCGCTCCTTCTCGCTGATGGGTTGCGGTCCATCCACCTTGTTTTCTACTGGCTTCTTCTTGGCCTTGGTCTTTGAGCTGACCTGCAGCTTATCGTTTAACACGGACAGCAGGAAGGCGTACAGCGATAGTATctgaaaaattataattataaaaacataGGTTAACATTAGATTTACGGGGTTCGCCATCACAAATGTACCTCCAAACTGGCAGCCACTTTCTGCTGCTTCCCACGCCGCTTCCACAGACCGTCCATGCCGTTACTTTCGTTGCTCTCGTTAATGGTCTGCACGCACAGCTCCATAACCGTAATAACGTTGTCACCCACCCGCTTGCACTGCTCGGCCAGCTTTCCTGACCCGCTCTGCAAGTCAAGAACCAGCTGGGCCAGGTCGTCAAAGAATCGTTCATATGGCATGTCGAGCAGCAGGTGAAGGCGTGTGGGCAGCAGGTTGACTAGAAATTTTTGCGCCAAAGGCTTGTAGTGCATTAGCCGCAATCTCTGGAATAATCCCGTCCAGGACTCTCGCAGGAGTTCCAAGGTAGTCGTGTCCGCTACCGCTGCCGAATCCTTTAAGCCGGCGCCGTGGTACAAGTCAATGAAAGAGGCAAAGAGTCGAAGCATCAGCGAGCGTACTTGTAGCACCTCAACTTCCTGGTCAAATGACTCCTTGCGCTCCTCCGCAGCATCTACCTCATGTAGCGGATCCCATCGGATAATTGCCTCCAAGTCGCGATTGTCGCTCAACTCATGCCAAGCGATCCTGTCCTCCGCCGGTTCAATACTCATCGCAACATATGCCGTCAGATTCTGCGTGATATTGCCGTAGCAACCAACCAAGTCGCAGATCTGCGCCTCCACCGAGCATGCCACGTACTGTAGGCTGTTGGTTAACCGCTCCTTAAAGTTCATGAACTCTTCCATTTTAGAAAACGTGCAAAAGCGATATGTTAACGCAATGTATTCCAACCTCTCCTTATAGCTGTTCGTGAAGAACTTTAGGGTGGCATCGTACACGTTTCGATTACCCGAGAACCGACCACCTAGGGGCAATAGTTGGCAGTGCACATAGCCCATGGAGTCCAACTGAATCTGCTTAATGTCCAAATACTCGTACATCTCTTGTGCGCCCACTTGGCAGCCAAACAGATGGTAGATCTTTAGACTGAGCAGTTTCACGTGAAAGTTACTCGTACTGTTTCGCAGAACATACTGCAGCAGGCACAGAGCCTCGAACAGGTGATCCGACTTATTTTCCCGTCTACTCAGGTCGTACATCACATTTGCCGCAAGCAAGGCGTATGCATCCGATGGTCCCATTTCCGTGGCAAGTAATTTCTTACCAAAAGTACTCCTGCCGTGTTCGTAGTGCAGCTTGAGGGCCGTGTAGAAGGCGAGCAGGTGGTCCACAGGCAGATCCATGTGGGAACCGCACATTCGAGAGATTTGCAGAGCACAAAGATGTTTCTGCAACTGCTCCTTCTACAATTATATACCAATCGTAAGGCTCAGAGTTTAATTTGTAGTTcttacacacactcacatttTTCGGGAGCGACATGGAGGTTACTCCGCTCTCTAACAACAACTTGCTGGCCAGCGCTTGCCTCTGGTTCATGCTGATCGAAGGCAAGAACAAGGCGATATCATGAGTGCAGCACGATTTGTCGCCAAACAGACGGAAATACTCAATGACCATCTCGTCAAAGTCACCGATTAGTTTTTCCGCCGGCAATTGCTCCGCTCGCATGCGCTGGTGTAGCTCTAACCGTGCCAGATAGGGACCCCTTTTCTTGCGCTCTGAGGAATCAATGATGCCCTGAAGAAACTCCTGACATCTGGCCAGAGAGTCCTTTTCCCCGTTCTCCACACCCTGCGTCGTAAGTCTAAGCAGCTCGAACGAGCTTTGGATATACTCCTTGTAGAAGTCCCAACGGTCACGACTTCAGGATAGAGAAAACTTAGAAATcgtatttatacatatacttatgTTAAAGCTCACTCTGCgtcaagcagctgctgcagcagctcatTCAACTCCCGCCAGTTTCCCAGTTCCTTGAGCAGCTCGAACTTCATGCTGACTGGAGCACCAGGGTACAACTTCGCGCACAGCTCACCAGTTAGGAATTCCCACGCCTCCTGGTACTTGTTTTGTAGCTTAAGGATGTGCAGATAAAGAAAGGCCTCCTGTTCCGTCTCCATTTTGCCCTCCTTGATGTGCTTGTCGACCATGCGCTGCGCCAGTCCCAAGTAGATTTTCCGCTTCTCGGGTAACGCCGACTCTGGCCCACGGATTCCCTGGAAGACTACGCTGATCACCGACCAAAAGTAGTACGCATTTTTCGGCTGAGCCTTGTAGAGCTGCAGGGCCACCGCCTGCTGTGCCTTGTAGTCCTCCACCCTCACATGGGAGATAAAGAGGTGAGCGAGCAGCTCCTCATTGCCCGGATTTTGCTTTACAGCGTGTTGGTACAGTTCCACAATTTTGTCCACTGCAAACAGGcggatatttatatattattagcGATTGCTTTTGCAGGTACAGGTATCTATATATTCAGATCGTTGGCACGCACTTGCCGCCCGACGTCCGACTAAGAGAATGCGATTTTAATTAGTCGGGCGAGGTGCGCGTgccaagaaaataagaaaatatgaattgtGGCCACTTCGTGTGCGTGGCATGGGCGTCTCTAGGGGAATCACTTCGCGGATATCACCCGGCAGACGTGTCAAAAAACAGTTGTTCCTTAAATAATTTAGCTTTATATACATCAGTCTAagactaaaaatattttgtaaactctaattataattttagGCATGGAACTAATACTCAATTAtgattgttttttaaacacaTACAAAACTTAGCTACGCAAAAATACATGTAATGGTAAtcctttttataccctttactcgtagagtaaaaggctatactagattcgtttaaaGGTAACACCAAgaaagaatatacatatattcttgatcagaatcaatagccaagtcaatctggccatgttcgtctgtccgtctgtctgaccgtccgtatgaacgtcgagatctcagaaactataaacgctagaaagttgagatttagcatgcagaaaccgccaaaaactgtcagttttgaaatttctcctttgcactttcactagctaataaggggtatcaaatagtcggggaactcaacTATAGCATTCGcccttattttttttattgcagttcgtttttatacacatttttttaacGCGCGAGGCCACACTttccgcccaaccgaccgaggggcgctgccgtgtatcggacggtaaaggacgaggaaatatatacatatatactagtAAGATCTAGGAATACGTTTAaaacgttagtattgatcgctttaggaacggcagagagtcagaattagagataatgGGGTaaaatctattatagtcagaacattATACTCTGTAGGGAGCAAGCATGGTTCTATTAATAATATCTAACGCTCAATTCTCTGATAAGATCGAGATGATCTTCTATTggttataattaaattgcaatttaagaaaaatatttcaaaatgtaaactttttgattttttaaagtTCGTATTTTTAGAACTGGACgtcggcaaaaaaaaactaaatggTGGGCAAACAATTACAGCTTTctgatttaaaataaaaatcgattCGATTGTTTAGTTTGGTCAGTTATTATTAAAGCTTGATAAATTTGCTTATATTCCTAACCACACCATTCATATAATTATGGttcatataatttattaacaagTTAAACTTTCTAAAATccctaaatattttttaaaaccaaGATCATatgtttctttttcatttatagTTTAAAGTTTTAACATATCCCCTTTTTGGGAGCCCCATATCAAAAACTAGTAATTCTCAATGGTTTTATAGTGTAAGAACGGGGATCAGCGGATTCAAATGGCAAAGATGGAGCCACATTGTAACCGTGTAAGACTGAGTTCGTGCTAAAAGCGTCTATTAAGCGCGTGCGTAGTCTATTTGGTGTTCCTTGATTTCATCCAGTTGAGGAAGCTAGCTCCTAGAATAGGCTTAGGTAGTAATGTTGTCAGTCTTACGTAGGATCCAATTGTCTGAACCTAATCCCAAGCTAACTGTGGCTCCACGTGGGCTCAGTATGTCAACACGGCGGTGGCTTAAACCGTACGTACGTTGTTCCATTTCACGGTAGCAGAAGGATAGCACCTGCAGCGTGGAGTCGTCCGTGGGCTTCTCCTCGGCAACGGTCTGGAGGCATCCGTGGCTTTCGTCATAGCGTCCCAGTCGGAGGAGTGATAGGCCTTTCAGTGCCCGGGCGCAGAGCAGGGTGGGATGTTTGCGGAGCAACTTCTCGGATTCCTGCAGAGCCTTGCGGTTGTTGCCCACCTCCAGGTTGTCTGTGGAGGATTGCGGTTAGTCGGTGAGCCTGCACCCGGTAGTTGAATCCCCCCATTCCGGGGACACACTCACCGTAGACCGGCCGCAGTCGTCGCTCGAACAAGGCCGAGTCCATGCCCTGCTGATGTGCCATGTTATCGTGTTATGTGGTGCTGCTGTATGCTGCTAACCTAATTACAACGTGCTGCATGCACCTCGCACTGAGACTCGCTCTCTTTTGGGGTTTTGCGGCACGCTGTCGTCTTTGATCAATTTCCTCCAATCGTTTGGGGCTCTCCTTAGGTTGCCCGCGGTGCTTGGGCGGTCGGGGGCGGGCGGTTGGCTCTCAGGCACTCGAATCAAACAGTCAAAGGCTAATTAGGTGCTTATTTTCATAGAAACTAGtgactttaaattttattcaaaataaaaaacctcAGACTGCATATTCAAAGAAAAGAGAGCGGCCCCTGTATTTTCGGGAGTATTTTTCTGGTATTTTTTGAGGAGAGCATGCCAACGTTAGGGGTGTTCGCTCAAGTCACGTTATCCAGTTACTACATAAAAACGAAGACTTAAGCCATCCATTCAATCATGGTTCTTAGGATGTCGTTAGTTCTCCTTATATAAAAGGGAATTTCTAAATTcttgtatattcttttttaaCTAGTTTTTATCATTTTCATTAGATTTTACTTCCACCAATGTATTGATATTCGTATATATTataacatacatttttataattaaaataaattatattttagatacatacataaggTAGGGCACTGaaaatttcatatatataaGGTTGCATAacagttttaataaaatacattttaaataatacacaTGATACCAGATCTTAAGAGAACAGTGACAAGAATACCCGTACCGCTGGGCTCTTTGTCAAACAGCTGATCGCTGGAGATGGACTGATTCTTTCTCACGAATGGGAACTTGCTAGCGAACGATGAATGGCAGAAAAGAGTTTATCAATTTATTCGAGTGCTAATTAGATAATTGCACCGTAGTAGTTGCACTGCGCACCTGACAAGTTGATTAAAAGCGTAACGGAAATCGTGATTAAGTTGGCGTGAGTCACGCACCTGCCACGCACCACGCTAGTTGCCCATCTCTAGCTGCTGCCCCCGAAAGTCGAAAACGCGTAAAGTTTTCGAATAAAATGCAGAGATTAGCCGATTAGGCGGCGCGCGGGCTCGTAACCAAACGTTTTCAAGTATTAAACTACCGTTTAAGAAACACATCAACTTAGTGAAATAGTTTAAGTAACAGCACGAACACCGTTATcgccgcttttccgcttttcctcgcTGCCAAATTGCGCTGCATGTCCATTTTTGGTGAAGAATTTCTCGCCAAAAATCTTGCCCTTGGCCAGACGCAATGAGCGATGAGATTTAACTGGCTGAGCGAGTACGTGGCCAGCATATCAAGCAGCATTGCATCAATATCCCCGTGGcgccaactgcagcagcaggtgcagcagctcGTCCCCAATCCGCAGGCCATCTACTGCCGTATCAGGTCATCATCCGCCGAAGCACTGGAGCACGTACTGATCGCCTGTGCGGTGTACTTGCTAGTATGCCTGGGCCTCTACAAGCTCACCTTCTGGCTCTCGGGATCCGGATCGGGATTAGACGCCCACCACACCGACGACAACAGCAATGCCGGGTCGGGCGAGGGGGAAGAGCTGAACCCAAGTCCGGATGGCAATCGGAGTCCTGGCGGCCTAAAGCAGGCCCTGCAGTCTGGACTACGGCTGCGTAGCGTCCGGCTGCCCAAAACGGCGTACATGGAGCGCGTCCTACTGATCACCGCCCATCCGGATGACGAGTGCATGTTCTTTGGACCGCTGATCTACTCGCTGACGCAGCGCCAAGGCTGCCAGGTGTACATACTCTGTTTGTCCAACGGTGAGACCACCAGCAGTGACATCATTTTTATACCACCAATAGatctggaagcattaaacgAAAGTACACGTTTCGAAATCAGTAGCGAATCTGATTTAGCTTTATTGCTTCCATATGGGCAGAACAATTTCTTTGTGTTAGCCACCAATCGATTCCCCGCAATATAGTGCCGATAGGGATATTTTTTATTCTCTTAAACCGTATATGTATGTTCTGAGCCgtactattattatttgaattttgcaATGATTCAGGAGCATcacagattttatttttttttgattacaGGTGCAAGCATTGATAGTAATAACACTTGTTTGACAAATATGTTATAAATGTACGACCGATTTTCCTATTTTGTTAAAGtataggtattttattaaaaagcagtataaaccttttttatatattaaggATTTCCAATAATTGTATTAACATATATTAATAGGGTTCgtttgataaataaatagttcATTTAGGATCGAAAGAAAGTGTTAAACCATTGGATTATATTTTTGGCACTGACAGATGGAACAGATCCATTTAACTTTTATAATTATGATTACTATTTTAGTTTCGCTTCTGGTAattaaacaagaaaaaaacttATTTAGATGTATTGTAAACATTAATTGCACATGATTGTTTAAAATCTGTGCTGATGCTCTTAAGCTGACATCATTATTTGCTGTCAATCCAATCtctacacttttaaaaatgacctgtattaattaattgcattctTTCGCAGGCAACTTCGAGCACAAGGCAAAGGTGAGGCGTCAGGAACTGTGGCGCTCTTGCTCCAAACTGGGTATTCCCGAGTCCAACATCGTGCTGATGAATGCCACCAACCTGCCGGACGACCCCTATGTGGACTGGCGCCCAGATGCGGTCGCCAGTTTGATACTGCACACGATCGAAAGCCTCGACATCCAGGCGATATTCACTTTTGATCGGGATGGCGTCAGCTCGCATCCGAACCATTGTGCCGTGTATTACGCGGCCGCCTCGCTCTGTTTGGCCAACCTTTTGCCCAAAGGTGAGGAGGCGTGTGAGTCACGCGGGCGGCGACGGATGCAAACAATGGGTGCATGTTAATTGGCGTGCCCATCGCTGCATTTGTCGCTATTAATAGCCTTAGATATTATAGTATACAGCAATTTTTTATGTACCTTCCCAATGCAGATTGCAAATTTTACACCTTGGACTCGATCAATGTGGTCAGAAAATATCTATCCATCTTGGACCTGCTGTGCACGTGCTTTATGTCTACGCACTGGTATGAAAAGATGCTGAATTCATATACAAATTCTAACATGAGTGCTCCCTACAGGTGCATTCTGAATTGGAAAGAAGCTGCTATTGTCAGGAGTGCGATGAAGGAGCATCACTCGCAGATGCGATGGTTTCGCTGGCTCTACATTTACTTTTCGCGCTACATGTTCATTAATTCGATGCGTCAGATAAATCTCTCGGATGTGGAATTGGAAATGCAGATACATGACAATTAACAGAAGAGGAAGCAGTTGAATAGCTAAAGACAAACTACCTTCATGATCGGATGCTCCGGGTGGCAGAGCGagtggtttttattttagacTCTGACGATTCTactagtatatatgtatgtaactaCTACTGTTGGCCAAACGATCAATAGTAACTGGAAAGCTATATCCAAAACCAACAAGGGAACAAAGAATCAGTAAAGCGGCAGTACCATAGGCAACCGAAACCACAAAACAGTCCATTAATTAGTTCCACACTCACATATGAAATGGCATATCTTTAATTCTTATTAGTTAGctctaattattatttatactcAGTCCAAGCAATGTTCCAAAGTGTGCGATTTAGTCAAAtgcttaaaaattaaacatgtATGCgttattgtaattgttgttagcttatgttttcatttttattttgtgtatattGATTCCCCCGTAGCATACACACCTTTAGTGAGTCACTTTCGTTCttgtaaaattgtaaaatagttTGTTGTAAGCAGCGAAgtacaataataattttataaaatatatttacataaatatatgaatgaaTGTATGTATACACATAAACCAATCTTATGAGCCAGAGAGAATAGATTTTAGAATGctgttgaaaaatattatttatttaaagtattttaatgAGCGCACtttcaaatttattgttttatggGCCCACGCAGAACTTAGTAAAATGCGAGACGATTTTTGTTGCAATACTTAAATCTATTGTTTTATTCTAATTTCGAATTTAAAGTCGAACACAGAATTAACTTCAATTAGAATAAGAGGTTTTTGTTGCAGCTTTCACAGAGCTTTTACCAccataaatttatattgctTGGAATTTGTCTCCAGCGATTCTGCTAGACGTCTACTTCTTCCGCACAGTTAACAATCACCTTACCCAGCCCAATGTTGGACTCGTGCTGGGCAGTTCGAAAGGCCTCCTCCGCCTTGCTCAGAGGATACTTTGCCGTTATGAACTTGTGCATTTGTGCTCGACCAGATTGCATAAGTTGAAGAGCAGTCGGATACCTGTGGAGATACCAGAGTAACTGAATGGTTAGATATGGGGATTCTGATGCACCCACATATTGGCGGAACGGAAACTGGGCACAAGGCGGATGTTCTTCATCAGAACGTCCAGGGCATTAAAGCTGGCACACTCGGAATCGCACTCTGCCAGCACACACACCCCACAAGGCTGCAAGGCCATGACTGCCAGATTCATCGTCATTGCAGAGATGGAGCAGTTAATCACGCAGTCCGGCCAGTCCTTGAACTTGCTGTAGATAGCTTCGAGGACCTCTCCGAACAGGGCGTTGCTGTCGAACTCAACTGCTTGGAAACCGAAGTCCCGGGCGACCACATCCAGAGCCGGAGCCATACATCCGGCTATGGCCACACGCTTGGCTCCGATGGCCTTTGCGCATATGCCGGCCGCCACTGCCGTTGGGCAGGATCCCAGGATGAGGACAttgctggtgggcgtgacGTTGGCCTTGAAGCACGCCTGACATCCCAGTGCTAGTGTTTGAGTTAAGGCACCCTCCTCCAAGCTGATGGACGAGGGAAGCCGGTGACAGAGGTCGGCCGGATGCGTTTGGTAGGTGCTTAGGAAGCCGTTGTACACCAATCCGGAGCACATGTTGTACAGGCCCTTCTTGCATAGGTCACAGATGCCGCAGGACAACGCCGACTCCATGACGACGCGGTCACCCACGTGCAGGTGATGGACGCATCGACCGAGTTCCTCCACGACACCTGTCGCATCATGGCCCAGGGACATGGCTTCTATGTCTTTATTGCCGTTCTCGTAGACATGGATGTCAGAGTTCGAGACGGCCACCGAGCCCGTCCGAATAAGGACGTCTGTATAAGAAACGAGAGATCGATTAAACTGGCTTTAATTCCCAATCAAAGGATAAACTTACCAAAATCCTTTGGTCGAGGCTTGGATACAGGAACCACGCTGATCTCGTACGGATTTGTTATGTGCAGCGTAAGAGATTGTTCATCCACAGACCTCTTTTCAGAGGATGGATGGCAACATACCCGTGTGCTGAATGACCTCTGCGCCTGCAGCTGGGTAATAGTACTTCGGGCCAGGAGACTGCCTATTCTGTCTTGGGAAGAGATGATGGACCTGAGCAAACTGAGCAAATACAAATCACATGACTACGCACCatcctttttcttcttgcGATCGCACTTCTTCTTCGGGAACTTGACCTTGGCGCATTTGCCGGTGCAGGCTTTCTTTGGACAGTCGCCTTCGTTGTCGAAGCAATCGTCGCGCAGTCCCGTTCGCTCCTTGATGTCCTTGCCACGATTAATGGGGTACTTTGGCATCATTTCGCCACACTTGCCGCCAGATTTACCCTTCTTGGCGTATCCGCGATAGCTGCCTTGCGGAAGGGCTCCACCGCAGATCCTTCCCGTAAGTCCACCGAAGCGTCTTCTCAAGAGGGTCGTGTTGATAGTAAATCGGGCAGGAGCAACTGCCTTGTGTAGCAGCCGACTCTTGCAGAGGGAACACGAGCAAGAGCTTGCAGTCTTTGCAACTGGGATACGATAGTGACGGCGCACAAGAGTGGAGTAGACTTGGAAGCGGGGACCACTAGAAAGAGTATTAGATTCACGGAAGACTTGGCTTAAGGCGGTGGACAAGTAGCGCCTGCTTGCATCCGGATGGTTAGTGAAGGTAGAGaacttgcatttgtttttgttgccgccAGCACCCTTCTTGAACTTGGCGCATGGATCCTTCTTTTTCTTATCATCCTTTTTGCCCTTGGCACAGGGATCCTTCTTTTTATCCTTCTTGGCGCAGGGATCCTTCTTCTTATCCTTAGCGCAGGGATCCTTCTTCTTATCCTTCTTTGCGCAAGGATCCTTCTTTTTCTTGGCACAGGGATCCTTCTTTTTCTTGGCACACGgatccttcttcttcttggcaCATGGATCTTCCTTTTTCTTGGCACATGgatctttctttttcttggcACATGGATCTTCCTTTTTCTTGGCACATGgatcttcctttttctttgcGCATGgatcttcctttttctttgcGCATGGATCTTCCTTTTTCTTGGCACACGGATCCTTCTTCTCCCCAGACTTGAACTTAGCACAAGGGTCCTTTTTCTTATTGTCCTTTTTCTTACTGTCCTTCTTGTCACAAGGATCCTTTTTCTTACTGTCCTTGCCACAAGAGCTCTTTGCCTTGCACGTAATCTCAGTGGTTTTTACAGCCTTCTTACGTGGCTTCTTTTTTGCAGGACGCACGCAGGGATCCTCCTTGCAAGGATCTGTAATTAGAGGACATTTTCCAGGACATTTTCGCTTGGGCTTAACGGGTGGATGCTTGCAGCCGTCTTTGTCCACGGGAACTGGCACCTCTTGCACCTGGGTGCCCGGCACTGCACACGCTTCTTCGGCTATCTTCTCCTGGGCTTGCCGCACGTGACCAACTTGATTAGCCGCCGACATATAGGAAGTATCGATGACCCTAGTAGGAAGGGTCTCCTCATTTTTGGTTAGTTCCAGGTCGGCGATGTAGGTATCCGAGGATTTCGAGTTTCCGGCGAAACCCTTCTCTAAGGCGGTACTGCAAAGGTTGGCAGCCAGCGAGGTGAGGTCATCGTTGAAGCCCGGCATTTTGTCCTCCGTCAGATGGGCGGGATTTAACTTCTGGGTATCTATCTCCACTACGCCCGAGATCAAGGCGTTAAACCTAAGCGGCAGCGTTTTCTCTACAGTGCCAGGCGCATCCAATTCCACCTTTGTGTGCATGCAGATCATGGGATCCTGCGGAGCTACGGCGTTCGAGT is a window encoding:
- the LOC122622383 gene encoding uncharacterized protein LOC122622383 isoform X2, which produces MRLFGRVTNFLQISRCVTYHAPLFRPRNALYTERLRQLCICASSGSKSSRRTTHPSRVRVQKYSQKGGNVFSVSDNVDMLRKRISFSGSSGNAPKIMPIGLITPETGDGKDLKIVIVPLDLSGMDANELKDTLETINKLRLYANHIETFSNSMVEEYSALNEAVQEVESGDQPQAEARAEERTSWQVYPSSPAADVNAVGTALDAGQGVNLPMHRQAAVNSCLQNALSNPVTNSALKTTKSMSAMAQAEPIHLQELANPEGDFVEEVRVDVPQDLSNRLNDMAVSSMELSFEMDMTNLRNALESKDSNAVAPQDPMICMHTKVELDAPGTVEKTLPLRFNALISGVVEIDTQKLNPAHLTEDKMPGFNDDLTSLAANLCSTALEKGFAGNSKSSDTYIADLELTKNEETLPTRVIDTSYMSAANQVGHVRQAQEKIAEEACAVPGTQVQEVPVPVDKDGCKHPPVKPKRKCPGKCPLITDPCKEDPCVRPAKKKPRKKAVKTTEITCKAKSSCGKDSKKKDPCDKKDSKKKDNKKKDPCAKFKSGEKKDPCAKKKEDPCAKKKEDPCAKKKEDPCAKKKEDPCAKKKKDPCAKKKEDPCAKKKKDPCAKKKKDPCAKKKKDPCAKKDKKKDPCAKDKKKDPCAKKDKKKDPCAKGKKDDKKKKDPCAKFKKGAGGNKNKCKFSTFTNHPDASRRYLSTALSQVFRESNTLSSGPRFQVYSTLVRRHYRIPVAKTASSCSCSLCKSRLLHKAVAPARFTINTTLLRRRFGGLTGRICGGALPQGSYRGYAKKGKSGGKCGEMMPKYPINRGKDIKERTGLRDDCFDNEGDCPKKACTGKCAKVKFPKKKCDRKKKKDDRIGSLLARSTITQLQAQRSFSTRVCCHPSSEKRSVDEQSLTLHITNPYEISVVPVSKPRPKDFDVLIRTGSVAVSNSDIHVYENGNKDIEAMSLGHDATGVVEELGRCVHHLHVGDRVVMESALSCGICDLCKKGLYNMCSGLVYNGFLSTYQTHPADLCHRLPSSISLEEGALTQTLALGCQACFKANVTPTSNVLILGSCPTAVAAGICAKAIGAKRVAIAGCMAPALDVVARDFGFQAVEFDSNALFGEVLEAIYSKFKDWPDCVINCSISAMTMNLAVMALQPCGVCVLAECDSECASFNALDVLMKNIRLVPSFRSANMYPTALQLMQSGRAQMHKFITAKYPLSKAEEAFRTAQHESNIGLGKVIVNCAEEVDV
- the LOC122622383 gene encoding uncharacterized protein LOC122622383 isoform X1, whose protein sequence is MPGIFGKFPTNRLGPNLLQISRCVTYHAPLFRPRNALYTERLRQLCICASSGSKSSRRTTHPSRVRVQKYSQKGGNVFSVSDNVDMLRKRISFSGSSGNAPKIMPIGLITPETGDGKDLKIVIVPLDLSGMDANELKDTLETINKLRLYANHIETFSNSMVEEYSALNEAVQEVESGDQPQAEARAEERTSWQVYPSSPAADVNAVGTALDAGQGVNLPMHRQAAVNSCLQNALSNPVTNSALKTTKSMSAMAQAEPIHLQELANPEGDFVEEVRVDVPQDLSNRLNDMAVSSMELSFEMDMTNLRNALESKDSNAVAPQDPMICMHTKVELDAPGTVEKTLPLRFNALISGVVEIDTQKLNPAHLTEDKMPGFNDDLTSLAANLCSTALEKGFAGNSKSSDTYIADLELTKNEETLPTRVIDTSYMSAANQVGHVRQAQEKIAEEACAVPGTQVQEVPVPVDKDGCKHPPVKPKRKCPGKCPLITDPCKEDPCVRPAKKKPRKKAVKTTEITCKAKSSCGKDSKKKDPCDKKDSKKKDNKKKDPCAKFKSGEKKDPCAKKKEDPCAKKKEDPCAKKKEDPCAKKKEDPCAKKKKDPCAKKKEDPCAKKKKDPCAKKKKDPCAKKKKDPCAKKDKKKDPCAKDKKKDPCAKKDKKKDPCAKGKKDDKKKKDPCAKFKKGAGGNKNKCKFSTFTNHPDASRRYLSTALSQVFRESNTLSSGPRFQVYSTLVRRHYRIPVAKTASSCSCSLCKSRLLHKAVAPARFTINTTLLRRRFGGLTGRICGGALPQGSYRGYAKKGKSGGKCGEMMPKYPINRGKDIKERTGLRDDCFDNEGDCPKKACTGKCAKVKFPKKKCDRKKKKDDRIGSLLARSTITQLQAQRSFSTRVCCHPSSEKRSVDEQSLTLHITNPYEISVVPVSKPRPKDFDVLIRTGSVAVSNSDIHVYENGNKDIEAMSLGHDATGVVEELGRCVHHLHVGDRVVMESALSCGICDLCKKGLYNMCSGLVYNGFLSTYQTHPADLCHRLPSSISLEEGALTQTLALGCQACFKANVTPTSNVLILGSCPTAVAAGICAKAIGAKRVAIAGCMAPALDVVARDFGFQAVEFDSNALFGEVLEAIYSKFKDWPDCVINCSISAMTMNLAVMALQPCGVCVLAECDSECASFNALDVLMKNIRLVPSFRSANMYPTALQLMQSGRAQMHKFITAKYPLSKAEEAFRTAQHESNIGLGKVIVNCAEEVDV
- the LOC122622383 gene encoding uncharacterized protein LOC122622383 isoform X3, whose product is MPGIFGKFPTNRLGPNLLQISRCVTYHAPLFRPRNALYTERLRQLCICASSGSKSSRRTTHPSRVRVQKYSQKGGNVFSVSDNVDMLRKRISFSGSSGNAPKIMPIGLITPETGDGKDLKIVIVPLDLSGMDANELKDTLETINKLRLYANHIETFSNSMVEEYSALNEAVQEVESGDQPQAEARAEERTSWQVYPSSPAADVNAVGTALDAGQGVNLPMHRQAAVNSCLQNALSNPVTNSALKTTKSMSAMAQAEPIHLQELANPEGDFVEEVRVDVPQDLSNRLNDMAVSSMELSFEMDMTNLRNALESKDSNAVAPQDPMICMHTKVELDAPGTVEKTLPLRFNALISGVVEIDTQKLNPAHLTEDKMPGFNDDLTSLAANLCSTALEKGFAGNSKSSDTYIADLELTKNEETLPTRVIDTSYMSAANQVGHVRQAQEKIAEEACAVPGTQVQEVPVPVDKDGCKHPPVKPKRKCPGKCPLITDPCKEDPCVRPAKKKPRKKAVKTTEITCKAKSSCGKDSKKKDPCDKKDSKKKDNKKKDPCAKFKSGEKKDPCAKKKEDPCAKKKEDPCAKKKEDPCAKKKEDPCAKKKKDPCAKKKEDPCAKKKKDPCAKKKKDPCAKKKKDPCAKKDKKKDPCAKDKKKDPCAKKDKKKDPCAKGKKDDKKKKDPCAKFKKGAGGNKNKCKFSTFTNHPDASRRYLSTALSQVFRESNTLSSGPRFQVYSTLVRRHYRIPVAKTASSCSCSLCKSRLLHKAVAPARFTINTTLLRRRFGGLTGRICGGALPQGSYRGYAKKGKSGGKCGEMMPKYPINRGKDIKERTGLRDDCFDNEGDCPKKACTGKCAKVKFPKKKCDRKKKKDE